GGACTTCTCTTCCATGTGGATGTAGTTCATGGATTGTCGCTGTCCAGTTAATCTAATCTTTATTTGCAAATATCTCCGCAATTCAAggccattttcttttccttgcttTTAAGTTCCCTGCATGCTGCAGATGCTGTTTTCCTACATATGGTGACCGTTGAATCGTGATCTTTTCACTGGCTAATTAAGCTACATTTCACATTCTTATAAGTGAAGCTTCATTTCCTAGCAAGAATAAAAGGGAGCGCATACTTTCAGCtaatttggttttttggataaaagAAGTGTATATCTCAAGTGTTGGGGTTCCCTTGTTCTTTTTTGTGCCTATATGGCGATTCTTTGTGTTGTTtgacatgctatttggtgaaagTGACTCTCAGCTAACATCTCATTTCATTTCATCATGCAGCAAATCATACAAATGATTGCAGATGTAGACAAGGATGGCAGTGGTGCAATTGATTTTGATGAATTTGTGCATATGATGACTGCCAAGATTGGAGAAAGAGACAGCAAAGAAGAGCTTATGAAAGCATTCCACGTCATTGACCAAGATAAAAACGTGAAATTTTGAGCTTAAGCTCTTATTTTGCATTTTATTGTTGACGACTGATTGTGTCATTCGAATATAGGGAAAGATATCTGCCGCGGACATTCAGCGAATTGCAAAGGAGTTGGGTGAGAGCTTCACTGATAAGGACATTCAAGAGATGATCGAGGAAGCAGATCGTGATCGTAAGCTTGTATTTTGACATGCAGTATTCTCTATACTATGTGCTTCATGTTTTGAGTGATCCTCTTGACATGCGTTTTATACTGAAAGTTATTCACACCATCATACGAACCTTAAGGTTCATTTGAAAGAAGTATTTGCTTAATTACCTACGAAGCTGCATATGCTAGTATGCTATATACTATATATGTATGTTGTTTCCTCATCTTTTCTCAATGCATTAAAATTGGCTCATTTTAAGATTTTTGCTCAGAAAGGTTATAGGGAGACCGAAATGAAGATATAGTACAAGTTTGAAAGAGGCAGCATTTTCAATGTATATTGCAATGTTTCAGGTGATGGAGAGGTAAGTGTGGAGGACTTTATGCGGATGATGAGGAGAACTTCCTATGGGTAttaaaattatacttttattaGCCTGTGAAGACAGACGCTACTGCTTTTGCTCATCCTCTCTATCGTAGTAGGTGGAGTACTGGGATCCACATTAGAGTATCAAAACAATAATTAATGACTTTGTTCTTTTGGTGAAAtgtctgcaattttttttttttttttggtttaacaACCCACCTACTTGCATAGCAAATGTGCACAGCAATCACGGTGTGGGGCTCACTCTGGATCCCACACACGCGATCCGAGTCGTTCGTtagatgtaaaacattttttaaaaagctctcttttaaaaaaatcagctcaatctgatatttATAGGTatttgatctaatcatctaactttttatatAGTTTTCAGGATCCTTAAAAAGTTGAATGATTGggtcgagcacttataggtattggattgaactgatttttcgcaAGGACCTTAGAAAAAATGTTTTGCATCTAATCGAAGGCTCAGATCATTTGTGGCATCCGGAGTGAAACCTCACATAGCGATCTGTGCACGATAGATGTGCACATTTGTTGTCCAAGTAgactttatattttttaattattctaCAACTACAAACATTTACACAAATTCGCTCACATTCATATTGGGGCCTACACGCATTATACATCCAGTGTGTGTGAAATTCACCAAAagatgtgagtgtgtttgtgtaAGCGTTCGTGGTTATACAGTAGTATTAACTGTTGCTACTATCTTGACGGTCTGAGGTTGGAAATACACGTGTCCCCCTCGCCCTCCACTTTTTGTCCACCTGTTGACGTAAAGCCAGCATTTCTGTTTCAATAACACTACGTTGGATTGCCACTTGTAATCCCAACTCTGGAAACTTCGTGCACACTTGGCCGAGAACGCCGTATATTGGGGGAATCCACTCTGGAAACTTCGCACACGCGTGGCCCAGACGCCGTACATTGTATCACTCGCTTGGCACAACCACGTGTCAAATGCAGCCATGTGGTCTTCTATTTTCAAATGTTACATACATTGCACTAAACCACTACATCatccattatattttttgtggagctcactcaaaattttacaaaaatattcaaaaaaaattaaaataatgttttatgaGACCCTGTCAAAAATCAGCTCGAacagatatcggtaaatattttttttgggttcgtTTGTTCGAAACTGCGCAGTTGAGCATTTTCGCTCTTAtaaatctaaaaataatacttactgatatccgttagagctgattttttacggagcctcctaaaatattattttaaaatttatgaatatttttctaattttttttgggatccgaaataaatctcataaaaaatatagtggATAGTGTAGTGTCCCTAGACTTATCGAGTAATCTAACCTTCGTAGTTTATATTTAAATAAGTGTAGTTTCGTAGGTTCGTACACACGTGGCCCATACGCCGTACATTGTATCACTCCGTTTGGCACAACCACGTGTCAAAAGCACCCACGTGGTCGTCTATTTACTTTGGGGTATATATAGTATAAAGAAGTGTGTTCGTAGGTTGTTCTATGACACTACCTAGTACACTACTTTTTCTCTCCTATTATTACTACAAAAATTGAAATGGACAAACCCGtcaaagaggaaaatcaagCAGAGAGGTACGACTCGGCCCCGTCTCCTCTCCTTCTCCATTTGTCGCCGGAGGAAGAATTCTCTTTCATGGTCTCGGTACTCAAACACGTCATCTCTGGCGGCAATGACGGCGTTGGCACATCCCGAGGTGCCACCCCATCCAATACGGGCTCCTCAGGTGATCATGGGACAGGAACGGAACAGAACTGCCCCATTCCCATCATCCCCTTGCTCCCTGATGGTGACGCGTGTCGGTTCTGCAAAATCGACGGCTGCTTGGGGTGTAACTTTTTCGCGCCAACTACCTCCACAGGTGATGACAAGGGTGTGAAGAGAAGGAAGGCTATGT
This DNA window, taken from Rhododendron vialii isolate Sample 1 chromosome 8a, ASM3025357v1, encodes the following:
- the LOC131336558 gene encoding ethylene-responsive transcription factor ERF109-like — translated: MDKPVKEENQAERYDSAPSPLLLHLSPEEEFSFMVSVLKHVISGGNDGVGTSRGATPSNTGSSGDHGTGTEQNCPIPIIPLLPDGDACRFCKIDGCLGCNFFAPTTSTGDDKGVKRRKAMFKYRGVRQRPWGKWAAEIRDPRRAAGVWLGTFETAEAAARAYDRAAVGFRGVKAKTNFPLSDYQLGNQNRST
- the LOC131336557 gene encoding caltractin, whose amino-acid sequence is MASLYKGATRKDNPKGRHHGLTQQKRQEIKEAFELFDTDGSGTIDAKELNVAMRALGFEMTAEQIIQMIADVDKDGSGAIDFDEFVHMMTAKIGERDSKEELMKAFHVIDQDKNGKISAADIQRIAKELGESFTDKDIQEMIEEADRDRDGEVSVEDFMRMMRRTSYGY